A part of Haladaptatus caseinilyticus genomic DNA contains:
- a CDS encoding alpha-amylase family protein: MVAVWSYPWNLLSHDPNQVVREFDELGVTSVTVAAHYHSIRTLDPRSTDGLFESYSGGCYFVPDEKYFDETPIDPPVNEIDDHPDPFGDVVELLTENGIDVTAWLVCFHNSRLGRDNPQFRTESAFGDAHDHAFCPSHPEVHDYFDGVVQSLEDYGIDAINLESLGFPTAFHGHGSTFGHAKNHVVSGTPEELLVSQCFCSACQERAASHHVDFDGAREIVQSLARDILQKPTSQMESMEQLVEDHPVLGDLFDFRATVIETFLERIAAASGDVDLTYSASDGLGRGPNDGWPAGVVLDAVQTHLDRIIALCYTDDCGLAERRVREYRNAVDIPVDVGLTLDPNVLGTRDDWRTFVAEIGALGDDLHVYNHSLMSEEHLDWLETAIARPKN; encoded by the coding sequence ATGGTCGCAGTCTGGAGTTACCCGTGGAATTTACTCTCACACGACCCGAACCAGGTTGTAAGAGAGTTCGATGAACTGGGGGTAACGAGTGTCACAGTCGCCGCGCATTATCACTCCATTCGAACGCTCGACCCGCGTTCCACCGACGGTCTGTTCGAATCGTACAGCGGTGGCTGTTATTTTGTCCCCGACGAGAAGTATTTTGACGAGACACCGATCGACCCTCCGGTAAACGAAATCGATGACCATCCCGACCCGTTTGGGGATGTCGTCGAACTGCTAACCGAGAACGGAATCGACGTCACCGCTTGGCTCGTCTGTTTTCATAATTCGAGGCTCGGTCGGGACAACCCACAGTTTCGCACGGAAAGTGCGTTTGGAGACGCACACGACCACGCGTTTTGTCCGTCCCATCCCGAGGTCCACGATTACTTTGATGGAGTCGTACAGTCGCTCGAAGACTATGGAATCGACGCGATCAACCTCGAATCGCTCGGCTTTCCAACCGCGTTCCATGGGCACGGTTCGACGTTTGGACATGCGAAAAATCACGTCGTCAGCGGAACACCCGAAGAGCTCCTCGTCTCACAGTGTTTCTGTTCCGCCTGCCAAGAGCGGGCGGCAAGTCATCACGTAGATTTCGATGGTGCCCGTGAGATCGTTCAGTCGCTCGCTCGTGACATACTTCAAAAACCGACGTCGCAGATGGAATCAATGGAACAGCTCGTTGAAGACCATCCTGTCCTCGGGGACCTCTTCGATTTTCGTGCGACCGTTATCGAAACCTTCCTCGAACGAATTGCGGCAGCCAGCGGTGACGTCGATTTAACTTACTCCGCGTCGGACGGTCTTGGCCGCGGCCCGAACGATGGCTGGCCAGCGGGCGTCGTTCTCGACGCTGTTCAAACGCATCTCGACCGCATTATCGCACTCTGTTATACGGATGACTGTGGTCTTGCTGAACGTCGTGTTCGAGAGTATCGTAACGCGGTCGATATCCCGGTCGATGTCGGACTCACTCTCGATCCGAATGTCCTCGGAACTCGAGACGACTGGCGGACGTTTGTCGCCGAAATCGGCGCTCTTGGCGACGATCTTCACGTATACAATCATTCCCTCATGAGTGAGGAACATCTCGATTGGCTCGAAACGGCAATCGCACGACCCAAAAATTGA
- a CDS encoding IclR family transcriptional regulator — protein MRDNNTYHVSLRFLDFGEYARSRRKVYELAKSEIDTLAFETEESASLLVEEDGVGVYIYNTQGDDAIPLDTRPGKHVPLHATALGKAILAYLPESKTESIFDRRELSAQTVKTITDPVELRAELEMIREQGYAVDDEERVRGVRCIAVAIKNENGQVIGAISVSGPASRLDDDLRERLLKNLRRAKNIIELKLTHT, from the coding sequence GTGAGGGATAACAACACCTATCACGTAAGTCTGCGGTTTCTCGATTTCGGGGAATACGCACGCTCCCGGCGGAAAGTATACGAACTGGCCAAATCGGAAATCGATACATTGGCATTTGAAACTGAAGAGTCAGCAAGCCTACTTGTCGAGGAGGACGGTGTTGGCGTCTATATTTATAACACACAAGGGGACGATGCGATTCCACTCGACACTCGTCCTGGGAAACATGTGCCACTCCACGCAACTGCGCTCGGAAAAGCCATTCTGGCCTATCTTCCGGAAAGCAAGACCGAATCGATTTTTGATCGGCGGGAGCTATCTGCCCAGACTGTCAAGACGATAACCGATCCTGTCGAACTCCGCGCTGAACTGGAGATGATTCGGGAGCAAGGATACGCTGTCGACGACGAGGAACGAGTCCGGGGTGTTCGCTGTATTGCGGTCGCGATCAAAAACGAGAACGGACAGGTTATCGGAGCGATCAGCGTCTCCGGCCCAGCGAGCAGACTCGACGATGACCTTCGCGAGCGCTTATTAAAAAACCTCAGACGTGCAAAGAATATAATAGAGCTAAAACTAACTCATACATGA
- a CDS encoding exo-beta-N-acetylmuramidase NamZ family protein: MVTLGVERLLDDRSEIVEDDRLGLTTNPSGTDSKLNTTIDLLDNHDAFDLQKLFGPEHGIRGDAQAGVKVEDSIDDRTGLPVKSLYGEQKRLKPEMVDDIDTIIYDMQDVGCRFYTLIYTLAYALRGAAEADKRMVVLDRPNPISSLPVTGNRIGGDASSFVGAYGLPIVHGMTIGELALYFNGEFEMGADVEVIEMRDWARSDWFSDTDLPWVYPSPNMPTPETAMLYPGMCFFEGTNISEGRGTTKPFELVGAPWISADEWATDLSNQGLDGVAFRPAYFSPTFSKHERENVTGVQIHVLDQDAIDPVMVGLTVLASAFTTYDDCEWIAYDDEYFIDKLAGGSYLRETVTTADPATEPREIAETIVNSWEDDRAEFLDARANYLRY, from the coding sequence ATGGTTACACTCGGTGTAGAGCGGTTGTTAGATGACCGTTCCGAGATAGTCGAAGACGACCGATTGGGACTCACCACAAACCCATCGGGAACTGACAGTAAACTCAACACGACGATTGACCTGCTCGACAATCACGACGCATTCGACCTCCAGAAACTGTTCGGACCTGAACACGGTATTCGTGGCGACGCGCAGGCAGGTGTGAAGGTCGAAGACAGCATCGACGACAGAACCGGTCTCCCGGTGAAAAGTCTTTATGGGGAACAAAAACGGCTGAAGCCGGAGATGGTGGACGATATCGACACGATCATTTACGATATGCAGGACGTCGGCTGTCGGTTTTATACCCTCATCTATACGTTAGCGTACGCACTTCGAGGCGCCGCGGAGGCCGACAAGCGAATGGTCGTTTTAGACCGGCCGAATCCGATCTCCTCGTTGCCCGTCACCGGGAATCGAATTGGTGGCGATGCGTCGTCGTTCGTCGGCGCGTATGGGCTTCCGATCGTACACGGAATGACCATCGGAGAACTCGCGTTATACTTCAATGGCGAGTTTGAGATGGGTGCCGACGTGGAGGTCATCGAGATGCGTGACTGGGCTCGCTCGGACTGGTTTTCGGACACCGACCTCCCGTGGGTGTATCCCTCACCAAACATGCCGACACCGGAAACGGCGATGCTGTACCCCGGCATGTGTTTTTTCGAAGGGACGAACATTTCCGAGGGTCGCGGAACGACAAAACCGTTCGAACTCGTCGGCGCACCGTGGATCAGCGCGGACGAGTGGGCGACGGACCTTTCGAACCAAGGGTTGGACGGAGTGGCATTCCGACCAGCCTACTTTTCCCCGACGTTCTCAAAGCACGAGCGAGAGAACGTCACGGGCGTCCAAATCCACGTCCTCGACCAGGACGCAATCGACCCCGTCATGGTCGGTCTCACGGTTCTTGCGTCCGCGTTCACGACGTACGACGACTGTGAGTGGATTGCCTACGATGACGAATACTTTATCGACAAGCTGGCAGGAGGGAGCTATCTTCGTGAGACAGTAACCACTGCAGACCCTGCCACAGAGCCCCGTGAGATAGCCGAAACCATCGTAAACAGTTGGGAAGACGACCGTGCCGAATTCCTCGATGCACGAGCGAACTACCTCAGGTACTGA
- the phaC gene encoding class III poly(R)-hydroxyalkanoic acid synthase subunit PhaC encodes MNPFTLITDMQRQQWEKATEMMDKSTVLPEQIERMSDVEVGQTPCREVYSENKLTLKHYEPTTDKQHDVPILIVYALINRPYILDLQQDRSVVKTLLDQGFDVYMIDWGEPSKLDAHLTLYDYVDRYIDNCVDVVRERSGEDSINVLGYCMGGTMSAMYASLHPDKVKNLGLMAAGLSFDGDGGVLELWGDDEYYSPEVLTETVGNVPSEFLDVGFALMDPVDNFVTKYVRLFDNIDNDEMVENFARMERWIGDGIDVAGETYRQFIEDIYQDDKLMRNELHLNGRHIDLDDIDMPVLQIVGEYDHLIPPEASKPFNEVVGSDDTSVLEFPTGHIGLSVSSSSHTKLWPKVCDWYAGRSVTQENLEAVSGIGSVYAERLQAAGIDTLSALADADASHLAEETDFSEKTVREWIDQAVRLTASK; translated from the coding sequence ATGAACCCGTTTACGCTCATCACCGATATGCAACGTCAACAGTGGGAGAAAGCAACCGAAATGATGGACAAAAGTACCGTACTCCCCGAGCAAATCGAGCGGATGTCGGACGTCGAAGTCGGTCAAACCCCCTGCAGGGAGGTGTACTCAGAAAACAAACTCACGCTCAAACATTACGAGCCGACGACGGACAAACAGCATGACGTGCCAATCCTCATCGTCTATGCGCTGATCAATCGGCCATATATTCTCGATCTACAGCAGGATCGAAGCGTGGTCAAAACGCTGCTCGACCAAGGATTCGATGTCTACATGATTGATTGGGGCGAGCCGTCAAAACTTGACGCTCATCTCACGCTCTACGACTACGTTGATCGATATATCGACAACTGCGTCGATGTCGTTCGCGAGCGGTCCGGAGAGGATTCGATCAACGTTCTCGGTTACTGTATGGGTGGGACTATGAGCGCGATGTACGCTTCTTTGCATCCGGACAAAGTCAAAAACCTTGGATTGATGGCCGCCGGACTGTCCTTCGATGGCGATGGCGGAGTCCTCGAACTATGGGGAGACGACGAGTATTATTCACCCGAAGTACTCACAGAGACGGTCGGAAACGTCCCATCCGAATTTCTTGATGTCGGGTTCGCGCTCATGGATCCAGTCGATAACTTCGTCACCAAGTACGTCCGGTTGTTCGATAACATCGACAATGACGAAATGGTCGAGAATTTCGCCCGGATGGAACGGTGGATTGGCGACGGCATTGATGTCGCCGGGGAAACGTACCGCCAGTTCATAGAGGACATCTACCAAGATGACAAATTGATGAGGAACGAACTCCATCTGAACGGGAGGCATATAGACCTGGACGACATTGACATGCCCGTACTCCAAATCGTCGGGGAGTACGACCACTTGATTCCACCCGAGGCAAGCAAACCGTTCAACGAGGTCGTTGGAAGTGACGACACCTCCGTTCTAGAGTTCCCGACCGGACATATCGGCCTGTCCGTTTCATCTAGTTCACATACGAAGTTATGGCCAAAAGTCTGTGACTGGTATGCTGGACGCTCGGTAACCCAAGAGAATCTCGAAGCTGTGTCGGGAATCGGTTCAGTGTACGCGGAACGACTGCAAGCAGCCGGTATCGATACTCTCTCTGCGCTCGCTGATGCCGATGCAAGTCATCTCGCAGAAGAGACCGATTTCTCCGAGAAGACCGTTCGAGAGTGGATTGATCAGGCTGTTCGCCTTACGGCGTCCAAATGA
- a CDS encoding beta-ketoacyl-ACP reductase yields MTGNTNEKTCVVTGASRGIGAEIARDLARDGADTVVNYRSSEGEALDVVESIEAEGNNAIAVQADVTDKKEVEEMSDIVQDRFGPADVLVNNAGITVDRTFKNMTREDWDRVVNVNLGGVFNCTKAFYDDIKQAPEGRLINISSVVGQQGNYGQANYATTKSGLFGFTRTLALELANSGSTVNCVAPGFTRTDMLADVDEEIQGKIRNRIPLDRFADVDDISGVVRFLASEESSYMTGQILGINGGMEW; encoded by the coding sequence ATGACAGGAAACACTAACGAAAAAACGTGCGTCGTTACTGGTGCATCACGGGGAATCGGGGCGGAAATTGCGAGAGATCTTGCACGCGATGGTGCGGATACCGTCGTAAACTATCGCTCCTCTGAGGGGGAAGCTCTCGATGTTGTTGAATCAATTGAAGCGGAAGGGAACAACGCAATCGCTGTACAGGCAGACGTAACCGACAAGAAGGAGGTAGAGGAAATGTCGGATATTGTCCAAGACAGGTTTGGTCCCGCCGATGTGCTGGTGAACAACGCGGGCATCACCGTTGACCGCACGTTTAAGAATATGACCCGCGAAGACTGGGACCGCGTTGTTAACGTGAACCTTGGAGGGGTGTTCAATTGTACGAAAGCCTTCTACGACGACATCAAACAGGCACCGGAAGGGCGTCTCATCAATATTTCAAGCGTTGTGGGACAACAAGGGAACTACGGTCAGGCAAATTACGCAACCACGAAAAGTGGACTCTTTGGCTTTACGCGAACACTCGCTCTCGAACTGGCAAATTCGGGTTCGACAGTGAATTGTGTCGCACCTGGTTTCACGAGAACCGATATGCTCGCGGATGTAGACGAGGAAATTCAAGGGAAAATCCGCAACCGGATTCCACTCGACCGATTCGCTGACGTAGACGATATCTCCGGTGTAGTTCGATTTCTGGCGAGCGAGGAATCCTCATATATGACCGGGCAAATCCTTGGAATCAACGGCGGAATGGAGTGGTAA
- a CDS encoding glycoside hydrolase family 18 protein — protein sequence MTGEEIQTSNRIGRKLTRDASRRTFLKGTGALATTGTFVTRGVKAHGSYGNRVVGYYPSWAGNYTPSDIPFDKLTHLNYAFLEPQSDGTVVVGDSSEKSLLSDLATYDNTDTVFMLSISSGWYSGTFSDAASTAARRQRFAKTAVDIMEQYNFDGLDLDWEYPDGTVRAEDPHNFTLLLEACRNELDSRFGSWTHLTMAGSPNPNIVDDAYELGTISSYLDHINVMTYDYHGDWSNDTNFNAPFDSPPEDPDGQQSWNTTNHMEYWGSKPISKDKLVMGMPFYGRSYSGVAPTNDGLFNSFSSSTSETYYNIRENIKPQSDYEYHWHPDAKVPWLYSTVENTFISYDNVDSISNKVEYAKANGFGGAMCWELSQDPSNTLISEMHDRLHA from the coding sequence ATGACGGGAGAAGAAATTCAAACGTCGAATCGTATCGGGCGAAAGCTAACTCGAGACGCATCGCGACGCACGTTCCTGAAGGGGACTGGTGCGCTCGCAACGACGGGGACGTTCGTCACGCGCGGGGTAAAAGCACACGGAAGTTACGGTAACCGCGTCGTCGGGTATTATCCATCGTGGGCAGGCAATTACACCCCATCAGATATACCGTTTGACAAGCTCACACACTTGAACTATGCCTTCCTCGAGCCACAGTCGGACGGAACGGTCGTCGTCGGCGATTCCTCGGAAAAGAGTCTGCTCAGCGACCTCGCAACCTACGACAACACAGATACGGTATTCATGCTTTCCATCAGTTCCGGTTGGTATTCCGGAACGTTTTCCGACGCTGCATCGACGGCCGCACGACGCCAACGGTTTGCCAAGACGGCCGTCGATATCATGGAGCAGTACAACTTCGACGGCCTCGACCTCGATTGGGAGTATCCGGATGGAACGGTTCGTGCAGAGGATCCACATAACTTCACACTACTCTTAGAGGCGTGTCGTAACGAACTCGATTCGAGGTTTGGTTCGTGGACTCACCTAACGATGGCTGGATCCCCTAATCCGAACATCGTCGACGATGCGTATGAATTGGGTACTATCAGTAGCTACCTCGATCATATCAATGTAATGACATACGATTATCATGGTGATTGGAGTAACGACACTAACTTCAATGCCCCATTCGATTCACCGCCGGAAGATCCCGACGGGCAACAAAGTTGGAACACTACTAATCACATGGAGTATTGGGGCAGTAAACCAATATCGAAGGACAAGCTTGTGATGGGAATGCCATTTTACGGCCGTTCCTATTCGGGTGTCGCACCGACGAACGACGGATTGTTCAATTCGTTCAGTTCGTCAACGTCCGAGACGTACTATAATATCCGAGAGAATATCAAACCGCAATCGGACTACGAATATCACTGGCATCCCGACGCAAAGGTGCCATGGCTATATTCCACGGTGGAAAACACGTTCATCTCCTATGATAACGTTGATTCAATATCGAACAAGGTAGAGTACGCGAAAGCCAATGGGTTCGGAGGAGCGATGTGTTGGGAACTCTCTCAGGATCCAAGCAATACCCTCATCAGCGAAATGCACGACCGATTGCACGCCTGA
- a CDS encoding creatininase family protein → MTTAMRLSSVAWAAKTRREIGDIGTDDRSVLVIPVGSIEQHGHHLPVATDTLLADAVAHLGAERVADDVPILVTPPVWSGFSPHHLSLGGTISLELDDLLDVLSDVASTALENGFNGLCFVNGHGGNASAVDNAVSIIGKNHPDVEVTGVTYFQLAEPFIDEIRESDVGGMAHGGEFETSLMLHLYDDLVKMNQADAEYLDEPYDRGGKDLLVGGPLSTYRPFEAYSDSGAIGDPELASAEKGKMLFDRLGDELADVLRNISAQTQ, encoded by the coding sequence ATGACGACAGCGATGCGTCTCTCATCAGTTGCATGGGCGGCAAAGACTCGACGTGAAATTGGAGACATCGGCACCGATGATCGGTCAGTTCTCGTCATTCCCGTCGGAAGTATCGAACAGCACGGCCACCACCTTCCCGTCGCTACTGATACGCTATTAGCTGACGCAGTCGCCCATCTGGGCGCAGAACGTGTCGCAGATGACGTTCCGATTCTCGTCACGCCGCCGGTGTGGTCCGGCTTTTCACCGCACCATCTCTCGCTCGGCGGAACCATCTCGCTCGAACTAGATGACCTGCTCGATGTTCTTTCAGATGTCGCTAGTACGGCCCTTGAAAACGGCTTCAACGGTCTCTGTTTCGTTAACGGACACGGCGGAAACGCCTCTGCCGTCGATAACGCCGTCAGCATTATCGGTAAAAACCATCCCGACGTAGAGGTGACCGGTGTAACCTATTTCCAACTCGCTGAACCGTTTATCGACGAGATTCGGGAGAGCGACGTTGGCGGTATGGCACACGGTGGCGAGTTCGAAACATCGCTTATGCTCCATCTCTACGACGACCTCGTCAAGATGAACCAGGCTGATGCCGAGTATCTGGATGAGCCCTACGATCGTGGCGGAAAAGACCTTCTTGTTGGCGGGCCGCTTTCGACGTATCGACCATTCGAAGCGTATTCTGACTCAGGTGCCATCGGTGATCCTGAGCTGGCCAGCGCTGAAAAAGGGAAAATGCTCTTCGACCGATTGGGTGACGAATTGGCCGACGTGCTTCGAAATATATCCGCACAGACGCAGTAA
- the nagZ gene encoding beta-N-acetylhexosaminidase, producing MDSTIETESIPSTSLYSKTAIESAVSSLSLDEKVGQLFVAGFDGTTPTREIERLVSERHLGGVIYFSRNVESPEQVQTLSRTLQGFVPDGLPPLLLSIDQEGGRVARLSWGTELPSAMTLGATDDSALATRAGNAVGRELRSLGIDIDLAPVLDVNNNPDNPVIGVRSFGERPEHVATLGSAFADGIQEASVIACGKHFPGHGDTAVDSHLDLPVIDHDRDRLDAVELQPFRQAIEANIGAIMTTHVAFPTITGDAERPATLSRRVITDLLRKELGFDGLVLTDCMEMDAIADGVGTVEGCVRAVEAGCDQICVSHTPRKQHAAIDAVIDAVESERIAESQIDTSVRRIVRAKQTFGAGYVGGTDEWNTVADECRSVGRTVAERGVTLVRDVSNAIPLPDHTVSVYEFEAGRGSLAEETQDNQGVFASALSAAGATVDATVLQKGEFPDEIEDRPTVVCTSEAVSNPDQATVVRNLIAEGVNPIVVAVRNPYDLSVLSGVRTYMTTYDDTEASLVAAAELLVGNGKPTGRLPVTIPNRDNTLER from the coding sequence ATGGATTCAACAATCGAGACGGAATCGATTCCCTCAACGTCATTGTATTCCAAGACAGCGATCGAGTCAGCTGTTTCATCTCTATCGCTGGATGAAAAAGTCGGACAGTTGTTCGTTGCTGGGTTCGATGGAACGACACCGACACGGGAGATAGAACGGCTCGTTTCCGAGCGCCATCTCGGCGGCGTTATCTACTTTAGCCGAAACGTCGAATCGCCGGAGCAGGTTCAAACTCTCTCTCGCACGCTTCAGGGATTCGTCCCCGATGGGCTGCCGCCACTGCTCCTGTCCATCGATCAAGAGGGAGGTCGAGTCGCCCGCCTCTCGTGGGGAACTGAGCTTCCGAGTGCGATGACACTCGGTGCGACGGACGACTCGGCACTTGCCACCCGGGCTGGAAATGCGGTCGGCCGTGAACTGCGGTCGCTCGGTATTGATATCGACCTCGCACCCGTTCTCGACGTAAACAACAATCCAGACAACCCAGTCATCGGAGTTCGGTCGTTCGGGGAGCGTCCCGAGCACGTCGCAACGCTTGGCTCCGCCTTTGCTGATGGAATTCAGGAAGCGAGTGTCATCGCTTGCGGAAAACACTTTCCTGGTCACGGCGATACAGCAGTCGATTCCCATCTCGATTTACCCGTTATCGACCACGACCGCGACCGACTTGATGCGGTCGAACTGCAACCGTTCCGTCAGGCTATCGAGGCCAATATCGGCGCGATTATGACGACACACGTCGCGTTTCCGACCATCACGGGAGACGCAGAGCGACCGGCGACGCTCTCCCGCAGAGTCATCACCGACCTTCTCCGAAAAGAACTCGGATTCGACGGGTTGGTGCTCACGGACTGCATGGAGATGGACGCCATCGCCGACGGCGTTGGAACGGTCGAAGGGTGTGTACGGGCTGTCGAAGCGGGTTGTGACCAAATCTGTGTTTCACACACACCGCGGAAACAACATGCCGCCATCGACGCCGTCATCGACGCAGTCGAATCGGAGAGGATTGCAGAATCACAGATTGACACATCGGTTCGACGCATCGTTCGCGCGAAACAGACGTTTGGCGCCGGATACGTGGGCGGTACGGACGAATGGAACACCGTTGCAGATGAATGCCGATCCGTAGGTCGGACCGTCGCCGAACGTGGCGTTACGCTCGTGCGCGACGTTTCCAACGCGATTCCATTGCCCGATCACACTGTGTCCGTCTACGAGTTCGAGGCCGGACGTGGTTCGCTCGCCGAGGAAACACAGGACAATCAAGGTGTATTCGCATCGGCACTCTCGGCAGCCGGCGCGACAGTCGATGCCACGGTTCTTCAGAAAGGAGAGTTTCCGGACGAAATTGAAGACAGGCCGACAGTAGTTTGCACGTCGGAGGCCGTCTCGAATCCTGATCAAGCAACAGTCGTCCGTAACCTCATAGCGGAAGGCGTAAATCCGATCGTAGTTGCCGTGCGAAACCCCTACGATCTATCGGTGCTTTCCGGCGTTCGGACGTACATGACGACATATGACGACACAGAAGCGTCGCTCGTCGCGGCAGCCGAACTACTGGTCGGAAACGGGAAGCCGACCGGTCGGCTTCCCGTTACGATTCCGAATCGGGACAATACACTGGAGAGGTAG
- a CDS encoding metal-dependent hydrolase → MMWPWGHLAVGYLLYSLSSRVSTHRRPTALGTLFVAIGTQFPDLIDKPFAWTFAILPTGRSLMHSLLTAALILSVGWLLIQRYSKQVPWQAFAIGYLSHLAMDIAKPVLDGDLSKLSFLLWPVLPSPSYETEQSFLAHFAELDLSVFVLSQFALVGIAFVVWIADGSPGYRALRKRKWLSSSNQ, encoded by the coding sequence ATGATGTGGCCCTGGGGACATCTCGCCGTCGGATATCTGTTGTATTCGCTGTCAAGTCGAGTATCTACTCATCGTAGACCGACGGCACTCGGGACCCTGTTCGTCGCCATCGGAACGCAGTTTCCCGACCTGATCGATAAGCCATTTGCGTGGACGTTCGCTATTCTCCCAACGGGGCGGTCGCTGATGCATTCGTTGCTGACTGCGGCTCTAATTCTAAGTGTTGGCTGGCTCCTTATTCAGCGGTATTCAAAACAAGTTCCGTGGCAGGCGTTTGCCATCGGCTATCTCAGTCATCTTGCGATGGATATAGCAAAACCAGTTCTTGATGGTGATCTTTCGAAGCTGAGTTTTCTGCTCTGGCCAGTACTCCCATCACCATCTTACGAAACGGAGCAAAGTTTTCTCGCACACTTTGCGGAACTAGATCTTTCGGTGTTCGTCCTCAGTCAGTTCGCTCTCGTGGGAATCGCATTCGTCGTTTGGATAGCCGACGGATCACCGGGGTATCGTGCGCTCCGGAAACGAAAGTGGCTTTCGTCGAGTAATCAATGA
- a CDS encoding Cdc6/Cdc18 family protein — protein sequence MPDESTRITDFEDGSEDPLFSIDDDDASTQVFERKELLKVGHVPESDRIVGRDTEIESVAAELRPIVRSEPPNNVMIYGKTGTGKSLVTRHVTERARQAAAAQGLTVGTVYVDCAQHDTHTRVARSITRTLNDEVSTGLSIPRTGIGSGEYYDYLWEVLDASYDSVLVILDEVDRLETDDVLMQLSRARESGKAECHLGIVAISNKIEYRDSLNERVKSSLREEEFVFQPYDANQLREIMEHRRDAFKDNVLTDDVIPLTAAFAAQEHGDARKAIEILRHAGELAERQADGEITDEHVRDAQEWAEVDRFEELLRGSTTQVKFILYSLAILTRENRENEFSTSRIYKQYTNVCGNLDANVLSEHRVYELLKEQAFLGVVESTRTGGGRGQGSYLEHRLVQDTNVVLKSVLRDSRFDDLD from the coding sequence ATGCCTGATGAATCGACTCGGATAACCGATTTCGAGGATGGTTCGGAAGATCCTCTGTTTAGCATTGATGACGATGATGCATCTACTCAAGTCTTCGAGCGAAAAGAGCTCCTCAAAGTCGGGCACGTTCCGGAAAGCGATCGAATCGTAGGCCGGGATACGGAAATCGAGTCCGTCGCCGCCGAACTTCGACCCATCGTTCGGTCCGAACCCCCGAACAACGTAATGATTTATGGGAAGACGGGAACAGGAAAATCACTTGTCACTCGTCACGTCACCGAGCGAGCGCGACAAGCCGCGGCCGCGCAGGGCCTCACTGTCGGGACCGTGTATGTCGACTGTGCCCAACACGATACACATACCCGCGTCGCTAGGAGCATCACACGAACGCTAAACGACGAGGTTTCGACTGGCCTCTCGATACCACGGACGGGTATCGGGAGTGGAGAATATTACGACTATCTTTGGGAGGTCCTCGATGCGAGCTATGATTCGGTGCTCGTCATCCTCGACGAAGTTGACCGCCTCGAAACCGACGACGTGCTTATGCAACTTTCGCGTGCGCGCGAATCCGGAAAAGCCGAGTGCCATCTTGGTATCGTTGCAATTAGCAATAAAATCGAGTACCGAGATAGCCTGAACGAACGTGTGAAAAGCAGTCTTCGTGAGGAAGAATTCGTGTTTCAGCCATACGATGCGAACCAACTTCGCGAAATTATGGAACATCGTCGTGATGCGTTCAAAGACAATGTCCTCACCGATGATGTGATTCCACTCACTGCTGCGTTTGCAGCACAAGAACACGGTGACGCTCGCAAAGCTATCGAGATCCTTCGCCACGCTGGAGAGTTGGCTGAACGGCAGGCGGACGGAGAAATCACCGACGAACATGTTCGCGATGCGCAAGAATGGGCAGAAGTCGACCGTTTTGAGGAACTGCTTCGTGGATCGACGACGCAAGTGAAATTCATCCTCTATTCGCTCGCAATACTTACTCGGGAGAATCGAGAAAACGAATTCTCTACGAGTCGAATTTACAAACAATATACGAACGTCTGTGGTAATCTTGATGCAAACGTACTTAGTGAACACCGCGTCTACGAACTGCTGAAAGAGCAAGCATTTCTCGGCGTCGTCGAATCAACTCGAACGGGTGGTGGACGTGGACAGGGAAGCTATCTCGAACATCGACTTGTGCAGGACACCAACGTCGTGCTCAAATCCGTTCTTAGGGACAGTCGATTCGACGATTTAGACTGA